One genomic segment of Danio rerio strain Tuebingen ecotype United States chromosome 11, GRCz12tu, whole genome shotgun sequence includes these proteins:
- the LOC563780 gene encoding uncharacterized protein isoform X2, producing the protein MVKRCVLGCYPFKTLFPFPKQPWLRTRWLEFLHFEEGGITESSRLCARHFAKQCFTNLQQYEMGFADFLNVIDTAIPTIYTVAPPSSVKPVTKEVGCQCDAPIMKSVGVQADYVPKRPKRRSKAIQVRPSASVSCSDEEFPVKSEASSTLTPIKRPRVEHSSDGSSCCSEDPPDDTQVPDIIPEEDIKLEPCDSSYIVVTL; encoded by the exons ATGGTGAAAAGGTGTGTTTTGGGTTGCTATCCTTTCAAAACATTATTCCCTTTCCCCAAACAACCGTGGCTTCGAACCCGCTGGCTTGAGTTCTTGCATTTTGAGGAAGGAGGAATAACAGAAAGCTCGCGTTTGTGTGCGAGGCATTTCGCCAAACAATGCTTCACTAATTTACAGCAGTACGAAATGGGTTTTGCTGACTTTCTGAATGTGATAGACACAGCTATCCCGACTATATACACTGTTGCTCCGCCATCGAGCGTCAAG CCAGTGACAAAAGAAGTAGGTTGTCAGTGTGATGCTCCCATCATGAAGAGTGTGGGGGTCCAAGCAGATTATGTGCCAAAAAGGCCAAAACGGCGTAGTAAAG CAATTCAAGTGAGACCCAGTGCAAGCGTGTCCTGCTCAGATGAGGAATTTCCTGTCAAATCTGAAGCTTCATCCACATTAACACCAATTAAAAGGCCACGTGTGGAGCATTCCTCAGACGGGTCATCATGCTGCTCAGAGGATCCTCCAGATGATACCCAAGTGCCTGATATTATCCCAGAAGAAGATATAAA
- the LOC563780 gene encoding uncharacterized protein isoform X4 encodes MGRRCVFGCPNARALFCFPTTNWLRQKWLEFLHFEEGGVCSSSRLCDRHFSAECFTNLGMVNAGITCHLLLASTAVPTIYTVGASAPARPVTKEVGCQCDAPIMKSVGVQADYVPKRPKRRSKAIQVRPSASVSCSDEEFPVKSEASSTLTPIKRPRVEHSSDGSSCCSEDPPDDTQVPDIIPEEDIKLEPCDSSYIVVTL; translated from the exons ATGGGTCGAAGGTGTGTATTTGGCTGTCCAAACGCACGCGCTTTATTTTGTTTCCCAACCACAAACTGGTTACGACAGAAGTGGTTGGAGTTTTTGCATTTCGAAGAGGGGGGTGTTTGCTCCAGTTCGCGGCTTTGTGACAGGCATTTCTCTGCTGAATGCTTCACCAATTTGGGTATGGTTAACGCGGGTATAACGTGCCACCTTTTATTAGCAAGCACGGCCGTTCCAACTATATACACTGTTGGCGCCTCTGCTCCTGCACGA CCAGTGACAAAAGAAGTAGGTTGTCAGTGTGATGCTCCCATCATGAAGAGTGTGGGGGTCCAAGCAGATTATGTGCCAAAAAGGCCAAAACGGCGTAGTAAAG CAATTCAAGTGAGACCCAGTGCAAGCGTGTCCTGCTCAGATGAGGAATTTCCTGTCAAATCTGAAGCTTCATCCACATTAACACCAATTAAAAGGCCACGTGTGGAGCATTCCTCAGACGGGTCATCATGCTGCTCAGAGGATCCTCCAGATGATACCCAAGTGCCTGATATTATCCCAGAAGAAGATATAAA